Sequence from the Paenibacillus tundrae genome:
GGCTTGCCGCGCTGTAGCTCAAGCCAATGGGGCGAATCAACTGGCGATCGTCATTCCCTGTCATCGAGTTATTAATACAAGTGGTGAACTTGGCGGATACGGCGGGGGAATCACTCGCAAAAACTGGCTGCTCCAACACGAGAAACAGAGGTCGTTACAGTAAATTCAGCAGCGCATTTCGTATATAAAGGAGTAAACCAAGATGAACGCCAACAAGCGCACAATCAGAGATAAAGCTGAGCAATTTCATCAATACCACGAGAAGGGGAACCCACTTGTACTGGTGAATGTATGGGATGCTGGAAGTGCACAGACCATTCAATCTACAGGAGCCGTAGCTATTGCTACCGGCAGCTGGTCTGTTGCCGCAGCCCACGGTGAGCAGGATGGAGAAGCTCTGCCGTTCCAGCTGGTACTTGCTAACCTCGCACGCATTACAAAAAGCGTAGATTTGCCCGTAACCATCGATATAGAGGGAGGGTATGGCAGGTCTGCGTCAGAAGTGAAGCAGAATGTAGCGCAAATCATGGATCATGGTGCAGTAGGCATTAATATCGAGGATCAGCTTCCTACTGGCGAAGGTCTGTACACGGTCACAGAGCAATGTTTGAGGTTATCTGCCGCTCGAGAAGCTGCAGAGCAGGCAGGCATTCCTCTTTTTATCAATGCACGCACAGATTTATTTCTAAAGCAGGCTCCAGAGCAGCATAATGAAGCGTTACTGAATGAAGCCATCAGACGATCCCACGCATATGCGGAAGCAGGGGCTAGCGGTCTATTCGTTCCAGGATTACAGCAGTCACAATGGATTATGGAACTGTGTGAACAATCACCGCTTCCCGTCAACGTGATGGTCACTTCCCCGGAGCCTTCACCCAGACAACTGGCTGCACTAGGTGTAGCACGAATCAGCTATGGGCCGTATCCTTATCTGCAAGTGATGGAACACCTGAAAGCGCTCGGGCAACGTATTATAATGGGGTCATAAGGATCATAATGAAAAGGATTGCTCGTAATGCTGGCATTCTCCTCATGAGCAGAAGATGTTTACAACCTTCACCTGTGGTATAATCCCTCTACCTAACAAGTAACAGGAGGCATATATGCTTAACGTTGAACAAAAGCTTGAAATTCTAGAATCGTATCCTCAGCTACAGCGCAAAAATGTTTCGCTGGGGCGTGTAAATTTCCACTACGAGGACAGCGCCTATGAGAAGAAGATTGTAGCACTTCATATTCACCCGAACGGTAATGGTTATATCTATGCAGGGCTGCTGCCAAACTACGAGACGGATGCCAAAGGGTTCGTCAATATTCGTGATTACTCCGAAGCGGATCTGCGCACATTACTGGATGCAACAATCCAAGCGATGTCTTATAATCCAGAAGCAGTTGAAGTGGTTGAGAGAGCCCCAGCTTCAAAAGAATCTGCTCCAGTTACACTCTCGTCAGGCGGCGGAGTCTGGATCAATGAAGAAGGACAAACGCTCACGTTAAAATATGATAATGACATGTGGTGTGTGTATGCCGGTCATGATTTAGAGATGGCTTATGAATCACGCAGTGAAGCTGGCGAATACCTTCATGAGGAAGGATTCAAACCGCAAGCTCAGGCTTAAATTAAAATAAAACAAATGTACTCAAACAAACACGAGGGAGCATATGCTCCCTCGTGTTTTTCTGATCACTATGGATTTCTACGTTTTTATTTCACTATTGCCTACTTTTTGGGTTCGTTGCGTGGGAAACGTCTTTCCCTTCAGGTCTTTCACCAGCTTATCATTAGTCTTTGCTACCTTTTCGTACAAGGGGCACATGTTTCATCATAGGGTAAGTGGATAGTAGCAGACAACCACCGATTGCACCTAAGAGAGTGAATAGCAGGACACTGTTCGTTTCCACAATCCAACGAATCAGTCCACTTAGATCAGACAGGGTAATATATAACGTGAGTCCAAGCGCAATGGTGAAGAATACGATGAAGAAGTTTCGGAAGCCCAAACGTATCCAACTAACCGTAATGAACGCAGAAATACCCAGTATGAAGAATCCCAGCATGAGATCGACCCAATAATAGGAGTACCATTCGTACGCACTCGTATACAACTGACCTGGCTGATACAATGTCACACCCAGTATTCCGCTCGCATGGAGTAAATGCATCAGAACATAAATCACGTTCAGGACAGTAATCCCTCCAATAACCATGCCTGCTGAGTTCAGATAGAACGACTTCATAAACTGAGTTCTTGTGCTGCCTAGCCCAATGGCGACAGGAAATATAGCAACCATCCCTGAAACAGCAAATCCGCATATCCCCCCATACATAGGGCCAAAGGCCGCTGCTGGGAAACTCACATCAAATATAAGTCCTACTGCGACATAAGCTAGAACCAGCAACGAAGTTATTAACGTAAACAATTTAAGAAACCAACGCATATCATCCAGAATCAGTCGATGTGTTCCACGAATTGCATTCATCCTCTCACCCTCTCCGACTTCCGTGTAATGTTTATGAGATAATCTTGTAGTGTAGCTTTCTCAATGGAAAGACGATGATCACGAGCAATTTCCTTCCACTCGGCAGAGTAAGGGGCATCGATCATCACTTTCAACGTTGAGCCAAGTTCAGAAGATTCTAACACTTTAGCATGTTGTACCACCTCACGAACATCTTGAATTGACCCTGTTAGAAGAATTCCCTGTTCGCGTACTTCCTCCATCTGTTGGTGCATGAGGATCTCCCCATCATGAAGTACAATAAGGGACTCACACAATGGCTGAATCTCTTCAATATGGTGGCTGGACACGAGAATTAATCGCGGGTGATCTTCATAGCTGTCCAATAATGCGCGGTAAAAATACTTGCGTTTCTCCGCATCCAATCCGTTCGTCGGTTCATCCAATATGGTAACATCGGCATTACTAGCGAGTCCCAATATCATCTGTGCCGCAGAATTCATACCTTTGGAAAAGGTGGCAATTTTCTTTTTAGTAGGTAGTTCAAACATCTCAATAAGCCGTTCCGCCAAATCCTGATCCCAACTAGAGTGAAAGTACTGTCCGAATCGAACCAGATCCCGCACGGTCCAACTTTTGCCGAGTGGATGCGATTCTTGGATATAACATAGCTGATCCTGCACCTTTAGGTTGTTGTATGGGTTCTGCCCCATTACACGAATTGTGCCGCTTGCAGGACGATTATGACCCGCAATCAAACTCATTAGTGTTGTTTTACCAGCACCATTCCTTCCCCATAACCCGCTGATGACAGGCTCCGTTTCATGTAAATTCAGATTTTTGAGTACGGTGGTCTGTTGATAGCTGTAGCTAACCTGTTCTAATTGGATCATGACTCATCCTCCTTATCTTGCTTGCCCTTAATCAAGTCAATAATCATATCATCATTCATATGAATTCTCCGTGCTTCCTCCAGCAGTGGTCTAATATACTCTTCGTAAAAATGTTCCTTTCGTTCCATTAGCAACATATCTCGCGCTCCCTTCGCTACGAACATGCCTACTCCCCGCTGTTTGTAAATAATGCCTTTGTCCACTAGCGATTGTAGTCCCTTTCGCGCTGTGGCTGGGTTGATATTGTAAAACCGTGAAAGTTCATTGGTGGACGGAACCTGCTCTTCCACCCGTAGTCGACCCTCTACAATATCATCCATAATCATCATCGCAATCTGATGGAAAATAGGCTGTGATTCATCCAAAGTCGATTTCATGCAGATCCAACTTTCGTTATTTAATGATAGTAGTCTGTGTCTGATGTGTTAGTTAGTCATTCAGTTGGTTGGTTAGTTAATTGGTTAGTTACTCATGTAACTAACTATAGTACACGAGGGCAGCAAAGTAAATAGTCAAATGCATAATCATCTTTTACTTTTCAAAAATTAAAACTGCTTCACTAAGATTAACTCGGATTCTTATCCCTTGCTTAACCCGTTGCTAAGCTAGCTCGTTGAATCATTGTGTTCTCACGGATGCCTTCTGCTTGGCTTGATTGAATTGATTAATAAGACCGTCTAACACTACGGACTGCTGAATAACTTCTGGGTGCAGCAGATTCCCATATTTCATCTCAATGGCGTACAGTAATTCCCTAGCCGATTCAATCTGGACGATCAACGCAGTATGTTCCATAGTGTCCCCTCCTTTTGTCATATTTTAGCTGATTATGTCAATCGGTAGGACTATAGTCATATGACATTACTAATTTTTCCAAACTAAAAAGCCCCTGAATAGGCTTCAGAGGCGTCTTCTAATTTTGTTATGTGCTAGGTACCAAATCCATGATCAGCAGGTCTCGCTATTGAGGGGCTTGGAGCTTCGTTTCCAGAGACAGGCTCAGGAGCAGGAATTACGATACTTACCCAAATGCTACATGTGGCTATCAGCAAAGCCAACGTTCTCTTCATTGAGTTTCTGCACCTCACTAATTATATTTTTGTACTGCTGTTTAGCGGTGTCTGTCGCAAAATCCCTGTATTGCTCAAACAGCCCGACACCTCTAAGCATAGCTCTACCACTACAAATTTCAAGTGAAAATTTCAGACTATTTATGACAAATTCAATACCTTTATGGAACTCATCTTTCTTCAGATAATATGCTCCCAAGTCAGCTAAAAGACGTACATATCGATCATCAGTGACTTGTTTGCTGACCTTTCCAATTCGGTTACTCTGTTCCTGGTATGTGAAGTAAGATTTGTATTGCTCCAACACAAAATCGATATTTCCGTTATATCGATTGGCTGCTGTAACGATATCGCACAATGCTGGAAATATCTCATTCTCTCGTGTTGATATATAGTTCAAATAATCAGGCAATACTTCGAACTGCCCTGCCATCAAGCGGTAGATATAACGATTCCCCACAGCCCATTCCTGAAACTGAGTGATGACTAGCGCCTCTTCCTCGTTACACTCTTTCACCCAATTATTCACCGCATAGAGTGACACATACTCGAGTGCTTGATCATAATCTTTGAGCTGATAACAGGCACTACCTGCTGCTAGATATGAATATAAGATATAAAATATGATGGGGCGTTTGGTTTCTTCCGGCTTCTTCCTACCATTCAATTCATAATGAATTGTCGCTTTCACTCTTAACTTTTCAGATAGCTCTTGTACCTTATTCCAACGATGTAGTGCACCAAATGCATTAATAAGCTCATTCAAGGCATCCAACTGATATCGTTCATCCAGTCGATCTACATAGTATTCAAACTGTGCTGCGATGATCAGATTCCGTTGCTGATCCTTGGACAGACCTAGCTTGAACAGGCGGTATTGGCATAAGGCTAACCGCTCCGAGTGCTGCATTTTCTCACTCTCGGCAATCGTTTCGTATAAAAGGATCGCAGGTTCGTGTTTGCCATCACGGTAGAATTCTTCTGCCACTTCAAACAACAAGGGAATATAGGATAGATTATCCATCATTAAGCGGATAACCTCTTCAATACAATTTAATTTATTCAAATCGGCACAACGATGGAGGAATGGCCCTAGTCTCCGCCAGTCAGGAGTCGCATGCACAAAACACTCATCTATGTATAGTTCATAGAAGTGACCTTCTTCTAATCCCATAGCCGCAGTAATTCGATCCAATTGCTGCATAGCAATCGGGCGATTTTTATTAAGAATGTTACTCAGCGTACCTGAATTGATGCCTGATGTGTCTGAAAAGAAGCTAATAGACCTCTGCTCACGCTTAAGATAACTCTCCAAATGATCGCGTATCGTGGTTGTGGACTCCAAACGAACACCACCCTCCAAAATAAAAAAACATAAACGAATGAATCCGCTTCATCACGTTGATGAAATGAATTCCAGATTAATGATATTTTTAAAGTAATTATATGTATTTATTAAGTAGGGGTCAATAAAATAATTTGAACTAATTTGTATTAATTACAATTTAATCCTTTTCTATCGCAATCGTATTCCTTCGATTTTATGCAATAAAAGCTTCAGCCTGATAACCTGAACAGCATAAAAACACGAGCGAAGATCCACCCGTGTTTTCATGACCATTTCTAAGAGAACCTACTCCATTGTCGCTAGACTTATGGCAGTACATTCCCAGCAGCACGATAGATGTCGTACCATTCTTGACGAGTAAGATGTACATCCGACGCTTTAACACAGTCTTGCAAACGTTCAAGGTTCATCGTACCTGTCACGGGCTGCATCTGTGCCGGATGACGCAGCAACCAAGCGATTGCAATCGTTGTGTTGCTCACATCATATTTCGCTGCAATCTCGTCGATCTTCGCGTTCAGCTCAGGGAACTTGTCGCTACCCAAGAAAACACCTTCGAAGAATCCGTATTGGAAAGGAGACCATGGCTGAATCGTGATATCATGCAAGCGGCAATAATCCAAGATACTGCCATCACGGTTAATTGCAGCTTCGTTCTCCATGTTCACATTGATTCCACTGTCAATCATCGTTGTATTCGTAATGCTCATCTGGAGCTGATTAGCGACCAGTGGCTGTTTAACATATTTTTTGAGCAGTTCAATCTGGTTCGGATTCTGGTTAGATACGCCGAAGTGACGAACTTTACCTTCGCGCTCCAACAGGTCAAAGGCTTCTGCCACCTCTTCCGGCTCAACAAGTGCATCCGGACGGTGCAACAATAGTACATCCAAATAGTCCGTTTTTAGACGCTGCAGGATACCATCGACTGAATTCAAGATATGCTCTTTCGAGAAATCAAACATCCCCTTGCGAATCCCGCATTTGGATTGCAGGATGATGTTCTCCCGAACTTGAGGGCTCATCTGCACAGCCTCTGCAAAGATCTCCTCACATTTTCCAGTTCCATAAATGTCGGCGTGATCGAAGAAATTCGCTCCAATCTCCATTGCAGAACGAACAAAATGCTCCGCTTCTTTACCATCTAATGTATTAATCCGCATGCAGCCAACCGCTACAACCGGTACCTCCAGCGAGCTACTGCCAAGTTTAATTGTTCTCAAGATGATTACCCTCCATATTCGGATATTTTGTGTAATTGTATTGCTACAATCATCGTTGATGGTACTTGTCTTCCGTCTATGATTGTGACATACATCTGCAATCGGTTTCAATGGGTTTTTCGAATTCTTGTATGGAAAAATGGCCGTTTGTGACTAACCATGACGCACCGCGCGGTTATTCTCTAATCTTCTTCGGCTTGTACTTCTTCTGGGACGATCACCTTCATATACTGAGGAAGAACTTGAATCTGGATGGGTAGTGATGGCCCTTCCTCTCCATCTACGTTGGTTCCAATTGGCTCATCAGATGTCACACGTACTTCTTTTGCAGTAAAATACTCCACATCTTTATGGTCTTTCAAGCTACCGAACAGTAAGGATGTGCCCAAAGTCAGTGTGTTAAGCATACTCATATTCCGGATCACAAAACAATGAATAACCCCATCATCCACCACCGCATCTGGAGACAGCTTCTCGAATCCACCGACGGAATTGGTTAGCGCAGCGAGGAATAAGGGAGAGTCGCCCTCCCAGATCTGACCGTCATGTTCAATGGTGAGCCGTTTCGCAGGGGTATTCACCAAGTCCTTCAGGCCTTCCTTCAGGTAGGCAAATGAACCCAGCTTTGATTTTTCTTCGGATGAAACAGAGGACAACGCTTCGGCTAGTGAACCTGCTGCTACAACATTGGCAAACAGACGTCCATTCATATTCCCGACATCCACCGCACGCACTTGATTCGAACTCAGCCCGCGAATAGCTTCTTCCGGATCAAGGGGGATATGAAGTGCTCGTGCAAAATCATTGACCGTACCCAAGGGTACGACGCCAAGCGTAGGACGGTGATCCTGATCCATCATGCCGTTAATCGTCTCATGCAGCGTCCCATCCCCTCCAATTGAAATAACGAGATCACATCTGTTTTTACATGCATCTAGACAGAAGTTGGTCGCATCTCCTTCTTGAGCCGTTTCGTTGATGACAACCTCATACTGCTGTGATACCAAAATTCTCTTGACCTGGGATACATACTGCTGAGCCTGTTCTTTACCGGACGATGGATTACTGATAATCATGGCTTGACGCATACTCGCACCTTCTCCTCCAAATGGGTATTTACCTATCTTTACCCCTTCTTAACGGGCATTGAATTACGATGGAAGCGGACAATTAAATTTTTTTGAGCAAAGTGGCTTAGAAGTGTGCAGTGTAAGGTACATTCATATAAAATAGAACTAGAGTTATTGGCTTATTCTGAATAAGGTGTTCCTTTTTTCATATGATGGGTTAATAACTAGGGATGTGTGCATCCTGATCTCTCTATATCATGACGATAAAGCTTGAACTACATAGAAGTTATACAAACGAATGGCGCATCATCAATTCATAGAATCGGAGGGAACCGTATTAATGAGAAGAGTGACTCTACTAGTTCTACTATTTATTCTAAGTATTGGCTCAGCCGGCCAGGCTTTGGCGTACCCAACCGGCGAATCAGGCAACAGACTTATTGAAGACCCTGCACTGGAAGATGGCTTGAAACTTATTTTGAACAAACCGCTGGATGCTCCCCTGACCGTAACCGATCTGCAGCAACTCACTGTCGTAGATCTGAGCAATGCAGGCATTCAAAGTATAGCAGGGCTTGAACAGGCGTCTAACCTGACGCATCTGCGACTATACGGTAACGAGATTGAGACGCTGACACCGCTAACGCATCTGACCCAGCTTCGAGAGATTGATGTACGGAACAATTACATTACATCTATTGATGCACTTGCAGATCTGAAGGATCTCGGACGACTCTTGATTAGCAACAATTCAATTTCTTCTATTGATGTTATTGATGAATTCACCCGGCTACATACGTTCTTTGCTAGTGGAAACCAGCTTACAGATATTACACCGCTGACGGATCTGTCTGATCTAACTTGGGTTGAGCTGGCTAACAATAAGATTGAAGATATCTCTCCACTTGCACATTCCACCAAGCTGCAGCAGTTAAATGTAGCGAACAATCGAATTCAGCATCTGGACGCTCTCGCTGATCTGCCTAACACCCTCCATAAACTCAATGTAGCGGGAAATGAAATTTCAGATCTGACGCCCATTGAACATATGACAGGAATACGGACGCTCGATATTAGCGGCAACCAGATCCAGCATCTACATGCTATTGCAGATATGCACCATCTAACCGAGCTGAACGCTGAATCGAACCAAATTTATGACCTAGAACCACTAGCGTCATTGACGCAGCTCAAGGCGCTCCAACTAGCCAATAATCGGGTGTGGGATCTAAGCCCAATTGCGGGGCTCTCTTTTACTCGGGCAGATACGACGAACACCATCACGGATATCAACGCTTCGGTATCCTTTGCTACGAATGTGCAGACCTCGGTTAACGAGAGTGAATCTGGGGGGCTGACGGTACAGAATAACTACTTGGATGTAACCAGCGGCAGTAACACGATGCGCTTGTTGAACCAGATGAATGTACGGGAGCAGAAACGAACCCCTCAAGGCAGCTTTCAACGCTTAGTTGAAGGTTCTACGACAGCTTATGTGGGGGATCAGGCATACGCCCTGGATGCAGCACCTTTCATTGATGAAGGTCGGACTTACGTTCCTTTACGCTTTATCTCAGAGCAGTTAAATGCCCATGTGGACTGGAATGCCGCAGCGCATGAGGTTACCATTACACAGAATGATCAGACCATTCATTGGAACGCTGATAACAAGCAGGTACGGGTTAATGATCAACTAATGATGAATGATGCACCTCTGTTAATGCGAAACGGAAAAGCCTTCGTCCCTGTGCGATTTATCTCTGAGCAACTGGATACAACTGTCGGCTACATTGCCAGCAGCAAAACGATCCTGATCTTCGAGAATAAGCAACCATTGGTCAGAGAACAGTCTCAGCCTTAAACGAACTCATATATATAACATTTTGGCTAAATGCCAAATTCGACGCTGAGATGCCGCCAAGCATCCTTCGTATTCAAAAGCGTACTATTTGAACAACTAAAAAGGCCTTCCCGGGTATCGTTCCTTAACCGTTAGTTGGAACCATACCAGGAAAGCCTTTTTTCAATTATTCGAAAAAATGAATACCTCCAACGGTCTGTCTATACTTATTCAATGGTAACCTTTAGACGACTTTCGGCTCCAACTATGCGACGGCTTAAGGGTTATTCGCTAGGTAGTTTCTCAGCCACTGCAAGGCCGGACGTTCCGTACCGTTGCTATTCACCAGGTGGGATCCATTCACCCACGTCTGTCCTTGATTATATCCCCACAGCGTAATGCCCTTCACGCCTGAATGCTTCCAGAGAATCGGGAATTTCTGCTGATAGCGTTGCAATTGCGTGTTGTCGTCACCCGTCATATCCAGCTCAGACACATAGATTGGCAACCCTGTTGCCGCCAGCTTGTTCAGAACAGTCGTCATGGTGCTAGTTGATACTGTATCCATATTGAAATAATGTCCTTGAATACCGATGCCATCGATCAGTCCTCTATTTTTCAAAAGGTTGATAATCTGGATATATTGGTCTGCTTTGTTCGGATCATTAATGATGCCATATTCGTTGATAAGTAACTTGGAATTAGGGAAGGCTTGTCTCGCCTGCTCGAAAGACCAGATCACCCAATCCCACCCGGTAGCTCCATCCCCACCAATCGCGTTGCGGTACGAAGGCTTCGCATGTAGCGGTTCATTCACCACGTCAACAAAAGCAGCTTTGGAATAGCGCTGACCTGCTGCCTTGATCCATTGGAGTACTTCCGCTTTCTGATCCGCAGCCGAGAGTCCACTAACCCAACCTGGCTCCTGACTTCCCCAGACAAGGGTATGGAATTTGAATGGGAAGCCATTATTATTCGCATAGTTATAAGCCAAGTCTGCCTGAGACCAGTTCATTGAATTCCGGGTTCCCTCTACAGCACCCCATTTGGTGGAGTTTTCCGGCGTCACCTGATTCCAGTAAGGACTGAAGTTGGAGGGAATGCTGCTTGCAATGATATTTCCAAGAAATTTACTTCCTTTTGCCAAACCAGCACTCACACTACCGACCGCTACGGACGTAGCCAATACACCTACTAATGCGAGCGTACCCACTGTCTTGAACCACTTGGATTTAAACATGTTTTTCCTCCTTGGTCATTTATTGTTAAGCGCTTACAAAATCATCTTACTGGATAAATTTGGTTTAAAATACCTACAAACTATACTATTTACTTCAATAAACATATCGTTTGCACTTATCGGTGATCAGGATCACCCTATCCTAATCGAACATAATTGTTACATACGGGTTTACATTCCCTTAATGTTTATCTAGTATAAAATGACACATATCTTTACATACACTAGATAACAAGGGAGATTACAACATGCGCAAATTTTCAACGAAAGGTTTCGCCGGATGGTCTTTATCATTCCTCTTATGTACCTCCATTTTGTTCGCTCCATTCACTTCAGCCCCGGCTGAAGCAGCCGAATCAGCAAAAGAAACTAAAATTACGTTGCTCGGCACATCCGATATTCATGGGCGTTTTATGCCATGGGACTACGCTCTCGACGGTCCAAACCCAACGGGAAGCATGACACAGCTCTATACCATCGTTAAAAAAGTTCGTGCTGAGAATCCTAACACGATTCTGCTTGATGCAGGAGATATGATTCAGGATAACTCTGCTGAGCTATTCAATGATCAACCGCAATCTCCCATGATGGTCGCAATGAACGAGATGAAATATGACGCATGGGTCATGGGCAATCATGAATTCAACTTTGGTCTGGATGTGTTGGAGAAGATTTCTTCCCAATTCAACGGACAACCTCTCGTAGGTAACATTTTCAAAGAAAACGGCGACCGCTACATGCC
This genomic interval carries:
- a CDS encoding transcriptional regulator, which codes for MESTTTIRDHLESYLKREQRSISFFSDTSGINSGTLSNILNKNRPIAMQQLDRITAAMGLEEGHFYELYIDECFVHATPDWRRLGPFLHRCADLNKLNCIEEVIRLMMDNLSYIPLLFEVAEEFYRDGKHEPAILLYETIAESEKMQHSERLALCQYRLFKLGLSKDQQRNLIIAAQFEYYVDRLDERYQLDALNELINAFGALHRWNKVQELSEKLRVKATIHYELNGRKKPEETKRPIIFYILYSYLAAGSACYQLKDYDQALEYVSLYAVNNWVKECNEEEALVITQFQEWAVGNRYIYRLMAGQFEVLPDYLNYISTRENEIFPALCDIVTAANRYNGNIDFVLEQYKSYFTYQEQSNRIGKVSKQVTDDRYVRLLADLGAYYLKKDEFHKGIEFVINSLKFSLEICSGRAMLRGVGLFEQYRDFATDTAKQQYKNIISEVQKLNEENVGFADSHM
- a CDS encoding isocitrate lyase/PEP mutase family protein, translating into MNANKRTIRDKAEQFHQYHEKGNPLVLVNVWDAGSAQTIQSTGAVAIATGSWSVAAAHGEQDGEALPFQLVLANLARITKSVDLPVTIDIEGGYGRSASEVKQNVAQIMDHGAVGINIEDQLPTGEGLYTVTEQCLRLSAAREAAEQAGIPLFINARTDLFLKQAPEQHNEALLNEAIRRSHAYAEAGASGLFVPGLQQSQWIMELCEQSPLPVNVMVTSPEPSPRQLAALGVARISYGPYPYLQVMEHLKALGQRIIMGS
- a CDS encoding aspartyl-phosphate phosphatase Spo0E family protein, translating into MEHTALIVQIESARELLYAIEMKYGNLLHPEVIQQSVVLDGLINQFNQAKQKASVRTQ
- a CDS encoding leucine-rich repeat domain-containing protein, yielding MRRVTLLVLLFILSIGSAGQALAYPTGESGNRLIEDPALEDGLKLILNKPLDAPLTVTDLQQLTVVDLSNAGIQSIAGLEQASNLTHLRLYGNEIETLTPLTHLTQLREIDVRNNYITSIDALADLKDLGRLLISNNSISSIDVIDEFTRLHTFFASGNQLTDITPLTDLSDLTWVELANNKIEDISPLAHSTKLQQLNVANNRIQHLDALADLPNTLHKLNVAGNEISDLTPIEHMTGIRTLDISGNQIQHLHAIADMHHLTELNAESNQIYDLEPLASLTQLKALQLANNRVWDLSPIAGLSFTRADTTNTITDINASVSFATNVQTSVNESESGGLTVQNNYLDVTSGSNTMRLLNQMNVREQKRTPQGSFQRLVEGSTTAYVGDQAYALDAAPFIDEGRTYVPLRFISEQLNAHVDWNAAAHEVTITQNDQTIHWNADNKQVRVNDQLMMNDAPLLMRNGKAFVPVRFISEQLDTTVGYIASSKTILIFENKQPLVREQSQP
- a CDS encoding ABC transporter ATP-binding protein; its protein translation is MIQLEQVSYSYQQTTVLKNLNLHETEPVISGLWGRNGAGKTTLMSLIAGHNRPASGTIRVMGQNPYNNLKVQDQLCYIQESHPLGKSWTVRDLVRFGQYFHSSWDQDLAERLIEMFELPTKKKIATFSKGMNSAAQMILGLASNADVTILDEPTNGLDAEKRKYFYRALLDSYEDHPRLILVSSHHIEEIQPLCESLIVLHDGEILMHQQMEEVREQGILLTGSIQDVREVVQHAKVLESSELGSTLKVMIDAPYSAEWKEIARDHRLSIEKATLQDYLINITRKSERVRG
- a CDS encoding diacylglycerol/lipid kinase family protein, which codes for MRQAMIISNPSSGKEQAQQYVSQVKRILVSQQYEVVINETAQEGDATNFCLDACKNRCDLVISIGGDGTLHETINGMMDQDHRPTLGVVPLGTVNDFARALHIPLDPEEAIRGLSSNQVRAVDVGNMNGRLFANVVAAGSLAEALSSVSSEEKSKLGSFAYLKEGLKDLVNTPAKRLTIEHDGQIWEGDSPLFLAALTNSVGGFEKLSPDAVVDDGVIHCFVIRNMSMLNTLTLGTSLLFGSLKDHKDVEYFTAKEVRVTSDEPIGTNVDGEEGPSLPIQIQVLPQYMKVIVPEEVQAEED
- a CDS encoding aldo/keto reductase, whose product is MRTIKLGSSSLEVPVVAVGCMRINTLDGKEAEHFVRSAMEIGANFFDHADIYGTGKCEEIFAEAVQMSPQVRENIILQSKCGIRKGMFDFSKEHILNSVDGILQRLKTDYLDVLLLHRPDALVEPEEVAEAFDLLEREGKVRHFGVSNQNPNQIELLKKYVKQPLVANQLQMSITNTTMIDSGINVNMENEAAINRDGSILDYCRLHDITIQPWSPFQYGFFEGVFLGSDKFPELNAKIDEIAAKYDVSNTTIAIAWLLRHPAQMQPVTGTMNLERLQDCVKASDVHLTRQEWYDIYRAAGNVLP
- a CDS encoding endo-1,4-beta-xylanase: MFKSKWFKTVGTLALVGVLATSVAVGSVSAGLAKGSKFLGNIIASSIPSNFSPYWNQVTPENSTKWGAVEGTRNSMNWSQADLAYNYANNNGFPFKFHTLVWGSQEPGWVSGLSAADQKAEVLQWIKAAGQRYSKAAFVDVVNEPLHAKPSYRNAIGGDGATGWDWVIWSFEQARQAFPNSKLLINEYGIINDPNKADQYIQIINLLKNRGLIDGIGIQGHYFNMDTVSTSTMTTVLNKLAATGLPIYVSELDMTGDDNTQLQRYQQKFPILWKHSGVKGITLWGYNQGQTWVNGSHLVNSNGTERPALQWLRNYLANNP
- a CDS encoding GntR family transcriptional regulator, coding for MKSTLDESQPIFHQIAMMIMDDIVEGRLRVEEQVPSTNELSRFYNINPATARKGLQSLVDKGIIYKQRGVGMFVAKGARDMLLMERKEHFYEEYIRPLLEEARRIHMNDDMIIDLIKGKQDKEDES